One region of Prinia subflava isolate CZ2003 ecotype Zambia chromosome 6, Cam_Psub_1.2, whole genome shotgun sequence genomic DNA includes:
- the LOC134552081 gene encoding shugoshin 2-like: MAAWEAAEMSFSLSSVMERMREKKKGALRTAKLNASLASKIKTKIINNSSTMKISLKQNNKALALALNAEKANAQRLTQEKAVLQKEVKQCHFQNAVLRHRLSFLNNMLKKMDNLMAAAKMAELSEFHTNSASLSSGQKSSMIEESWADDIADGQLLRVTQVPMRVPISKLHDAEQQAGSSIAVQTSSGDLRSPACSAGELQRLDSNEPLKITPVAPKDTLPPQRDEEPLFHQEENGKKVTESAEEAFHDSHIFGEVLCTTEQNPNNLPALAWESNTLSYEADEMVKRFFDRLSHGHVTQRRKHSSLFAASTPSSARDVFPHATSTQAAWGGTAQDNSSASRSSTQQQLSSPSPLASPAATAVTSHRNSVGNETFCEQPQTKEMGCAVETDRSDSQVPELVPVKVKSKGNCKTGEKKTVKKARTGKKKTTAIKNNAESSPDRSQGEECAQNAKTLLQPEVATCSSETEVCEMGQKVCEGAFDRKNRDCGVQHHSHSPDEVQDFGGTDEVNPAQLQSLGSVDLMPQVTEGPIVEMQSVEGLLKAPVHTFPSQEVPSDDSNLQNSTKFSSVSRKSIRQKVNRRTRVIRQRHDSDEEYLPNSVIIPEAKAEEQPKRSQTSRKNTVRKSTCDQRNEVTAFRPWIDVQGVANERTKDLAGNLKQRRVTFIIHPLDPAGNLGCSQTEFEGGENVPPRCVPGSKASKIPRAAKSNQKSIKKQTGDLQEKGQGKVDNNMNALKKEASCKPKPQRKRSHSRPPETDSLARKSDGAKVLIGSSTELASKQIVLMGKFSCTTHLLSEPDALLDEQLPEISLADSLTDLPHSLESSHVSSPAVLPVSSRLTEVPVSESSSTKGNRMPAKSPVSLKNSLIFNEKTSEEIPGERNQVQSSSWSSPSWEPDVKPLRDLNDARVLPHSGSEEAPGRSSRRTRKPTCYKEPSIIRKLRQGDPFTDTEFLHSPRYKSKKKPVKAKGVTKVKENQGWLPGGCVSAKTDKFMVTESAQE; the protein is encoded by the exons ATGGCAGCGTGGGAGGCCGCCGAAATGTCCTTCAGTCTGAGCAGCGTGATGGAACGGATGCGGGAGAAGAAAAAGGGTGCCTTGAGGACCGCGAAGTTGAATGCCTCGCTTGCATCAAAAATCAAAACGAAGATCATCA ACAACTCCTCCACCATGAAAATCTCCCTGAAGCAGAACAATAAAGCATTGGCTCTGGCCCTCAATGCAGAGAAAGCCAATGCACAGCGCCTCACCCAGGAGAAGGCTGTCTTACAGAAGGAGGTGAAGCAGTGCCACTTCCAGAACGCGGTGCTGCGGCACAGGCTCTCCTTCCTG AATAATATGTTGAAAAAAATGGACAATCTTATGGCTGCAGCTAAGATGGCCGAGCTGTCTGAG TTCCATACAAATTCTGCATCCTTGTCCAGTGGCCAGAAGAGCAGCATGATTGAAGAGAGCTGGGCTGATGATATTGCAGATGGTCAGCTTCTGAG GGTTACACAGGTACCCATGAGAGTGCCCATTTCCAAGCTGCATGATGCAGAGCAGCAAGCTGGCAGCTCCATAGCAGTACAGACGTCCTCAGGAGACCTTCGGAGTCCTGCTTGTAGTGCGGGAGAACTTCAGAGACTTGATTCTAATGAGCCCCTGAAAATTACACCTGTTGCCCCCAAAGATACTTTGCCACCACAGCGTGATGAGGAGCCTCTGTTCCACCAGGAAGAGAATGGCAAGAAGGTGACTGAGTCAGCAGAGGAGGCTTTTCATGACTCTCACATCTTTGGAG AGGTCTTGTGCACCACGGAGCAAAATCCCAACAATCTGCCAGCACTTGCCTGGGAAAGTAACACTCTTTCCTATGAGGCTGATGAGATGGTAAAACGTTTCTTTGATCGTCTCTCCCATGGGCACGTTACTCAGAGGAGAAAGCATTCTTCCCTCTTTGCTGCCAGCACTCCATCTTCTGCCCGGGATGTCTTCCCACACGCCACTTCCACTCAGGCAGCTTGGGGTGGCACTGCACAGGACAACAGCAGcgccagcaggagcagcacacagcaacagctgagctcccccagccccctggCTTCACCTGCTGCAACTGCTGTCACTTCTCATAGAAACTCTGTGGGTAACGAGACCTTCTGTGAGCAGCCACAAACCAAAGAAATGGGGTGTGCTGTGGAAACGGACCGCAGCGATAGCCAGGTCCCGGAGCTGGTTCCTGTAAAGGTTAAAAGCAAAGGTAACTGtaaaactggagagaaaaagacTGTTAAAAAGgcaagaacaggaaaaaagaaaacaactgcaaTTAAAAACAATGCAGAAAGTAGTCCTGATAGATCTCAAGGTGAAGAGTGTGCTCAAAATGCAAAGACGCTTCTTCAGCCAGAAGTTGCAACGTGTTCTAGTGAGACTGAAGTCTGTGAGATGGGGCAGAAGGTCTGTGAGGGGGCTTTTGACAGGAAAAATAGAGACTGTGGTGTGCAGCACCATTCCCACTCTCCTGATGAAGTCCAGGACTTTGGAGGTACAGATGAGGTGaatccagcacagctgcagagtcTTGGAAGTGTTGACTTAATGCCACAGGTTACAGAGGGTCCTATTGTTGAGATGCAAAGTGTGGAGGGTTTGCTAAAAGCCCCAGTTCATACCTTCCCAAGTCAGGAAGTCCCCTCAGATGATTCCAATCTACAAAATTCTACAAAATTCTCAAGTGTGAGCAGAAAGAGTATCAGACAGAAAGTCAACAGAAGAACTAGAGTAATTAGGCAAAGACATGATTCTGATGAGGAATATCTGCCAAACAGTGTGATAATACCAGAGGCCAAAGCTGAAGAACAGCCTAAAAGAAGCCAAACAAGCAGGAAGAATACTGTCAGGAAAAGCACTTGTGATCAGAGAAATGAAGTTACTGCTTTTAGGCCCTGGATAGATGTTCAAGGAGTAGCTAATGAGAGGACAAAGGATTTGGCAGGTAATCTTAAACAGCGCAGGGTAACTTTTATTATCCATCCTTTGGATCCTGCAGGAAACTTGGGTTGTTCCCAGACAGAATTTGAAGGGGGTGAAAATGTACCTCCCAGGTGTGTTCCTGGGAGCAAAGCAAGCAAAATCCCACGAGCTGCTAAGAGCAATCaaaagagcattaaaaaacaGACAGGGGACCTTCAAGAAAAAGGGCAAGGTAAAGTTGACAACAACATGAATGCTTTGAAAAAAGAAGCCTCTTGCAAACCCAAGcctcagaggaagaggagccaTTCTCGACCTCCAGAGACTGATTCCCTGGCCAGAAAAAGCGATGGTGCCAAGGTTCTCATTGGAAGTTCCACAGAACTTGCATCCAAGCAAATTGTCCTGATGGGGAAGTTTTCCTGCACTACACATCTGCTGTCTGAGCCAGATGCTCTCCTGGACGAGCAGCTACCTGAGATATCACTTGCAGATAGTCTTACAGACCTTCCACACAGCCTTGAATCCTCCCACGTGAGCAGTCCTGCAGTTTTGCCTGTCAGCTCCAGACTTACAGAAGTACCAGTTTCCGAGAGCTCAAGTACTAAGGGCAACAGAATGCCAGCAAAATCCCCTGTTTCGTTGAAAAACTCCCTGATATTTAACGAAAAGACTTCAGAGGAAATACCTGGGGAAAGGAACCAAGTGCAGTCAAGTTCTTGGAGCTCACCTTCATGGGAACCTG ATGTCAAGCCGCTGCGGGACTTGAACGATGCCAGGGTTCTGCCTCACTCCGGCTCGGAGGAAGCGCCAGGGCGCTCATCCCGGCGGACGCGGAAACCAACCTGCTACAAAGAGCCATCAATCATTAG gaaactgaggcagggtgACCCATTTACAGACACTGAGTTCCTCCACTCTCCTCGctacaaaagcaaaaagaagcCTGTCAAAGCCAAGGGAGTGACCAAGGTGAAAGAAAACCAAGGATGGCTTCCTGGAGGATGTGTCAGTGCCAAGACAGACAAGTTCATGGTAACAGAAAGTGCTCAGGAGTAG
- the C6H2orf80 gene encoding uncharacterized protein C2orf80 homolog codes for MSSPPSPGCRRISSPPSGAALPVGLEAPRIEARLLSPVPAPQSETAPGMPQKRPRVLLKYISHPKTRNSIPIEEIFEIYSMRPSATHWQNSAKDHWIQPFKMSLHPSALLTAPEAAEHAQKKSIKYQTPTAHQKQGPHSARTAEKNSKQLDTLTRGKQLGVKIGLENSHKAVKQFLQCNRECPSLVYPSQLSLSALQSPSLLMDSALPAVLVLINICILQGATEAKQGISPRKPGTNSEGRRANEAKP; via the exons ATGAGCTCCCCGCCCTCACCGGGCTGCCGCCGGATCAGCTCCCCGCCCTCAGGGGCCGCGCTGCCCGTCGGGCTGGAGGCGCCCCGCATTGAGGCGCGGCTGCTGTCGCCTGTCCCGGCCCCACAGAGCGAAACTGCTCCTGGAATGCCTCAAAAAAGGCCAAGGGTTCTTCTGAAGTATATAAGTCACCCAAAAACTAGG AACAGCATTCCTATAGAAGAGATCTTTGAGATTTACAGCATGAGGCCCTCAGCAACACACTGGCAGAACTCTGCAAAA GACCACTGGATTCAACCTTTCAAGATGTCCCTGCATCCATCTGCCTTGCTGACTGCCCCTGAAGCTGCAGAGCATGCCCAGAAGAAAA GCATCAAGTACCAAACACCAACAGCACATCAAAAACAAGGCCCTCATTCAGCAAGGACAGCTGAAAAGAACAGCAAGCAACTGGACACACTGACCAGAGGAAAGCAACTGGGTGTCAAAATAGGTCTGGAGAATTCACACAAGGCAGTAAAACAGTTTTTGCAATGCAACAGGGAATGTCCCAGTCTTGTCTACCCTTCTCAGCTCTCTTTA TCTGCCCTGCAGTCCCCATCTCTCCTGATGGattcagccctgcctgctgtgcttgtgcttaTTAACATTTGCATCCTGCAGGGAGCTacagaagcaaaacaaggaatctCTCCAAGGAAGCCTGGAACAAACTCAGAAGGGAGGAGAGCAAATGAAGCAAAGCCATAA